GTTAAATAGTATGGGATGTTTGCATAATCCTAGGTATTGGTCCTACTATCAATattgaattgaattaatattttatataaaattaatttaaacaagtaagaaaagaaaatatttaattctatttttccTTGCATTTtagaacataattataaaaaagttggTATCACCCTGCTTTATAGTAGTGATGgggagtaggtcactataattgatgtgttaaatttaaaatgacaggtatcattatacccaaaaaacgattctgaacgaagGTGATTTGTTAGTCTAGGATAAATAgcaggatatattatattattacatatatttaaattgtaatgtatcgttattttacacaatttcgtaaaaaaataaatttcatacattcataaattttttctatattgatactagtattttttttacagttattttaagaaaaagttATGGAAAACCTTGTATTGGGTATTTAaccataagtataaattataaaaatgttatgaattttcaacttcaaaattacttgcaaattttcgcacttataataaatcttctattaaatttaataaaaattttggaatgccaaatttcaaaaaaaaaaaacagtaaaatagaaaatttaaattgtctataaataatttaaaaaagtcaaaatattttaaaaaatttaatcctAAATAGctaacgctaatataaatattttgtgaaaatttcaagtattttcaataaatcatttttgaattacagcaatataaaaaaatcaattttgtcaaaaactggttATGCGtgaaaattcccgtttttccgttACTTTTATAGGGTTTTCCTGACACTTTTGAAAACAActggaaattttttatgttgacCCCCCCTCCCCTCCCAAAGTATTTCTCTAAAATGTGATgacagacaaaaataaaaataaacatacattgtaaaatcaatacattcatcactccgttcagaatctaaaatgtattgtgtacaattaaaatttatgaaatttactaaaaatgtatgtgcATAGCTGGTTCAAAATTTGGACAAAGTGGTATGTTTGAAGTTACAAAAGCAGAAGATGATATTCAATCAAATTCTGGAATATCTTCGAGTAGCCCGTCATCGTCTCCTGGTCAAAATGTTTCAATCACTAAATCACCATCAGCGCTTAGAGTAACTGTTCCTACTGAACTACAGGGAGTATCTTACATAATGGTTTTATGCCAAAAAGGTAATTTAATGCAcagttgtgttttattttatcagtaattaaacattttttatttaaaaagaaccaagatttattattttaataaaattatatagtgttccattataattaatttacaagaaTAAACCAAATTTTACTTGTAATTGTGGTGGATTGTACCAatactatacttaaaattaacttttaggatgttacaaattattgttcatgattacactttttatttgttattaataacaacacataataattagtatttcaaCTGAatccaaaattgatttttttgtgtattaaaattattaaaaactatcattatatttttaatttgatactttAGATCaagagaatatttttaacacttcATTTAATCTACTGGGTTCAGCTCCAGCTACTCCTAATCCGGATATGCATTGGCAACAAAAATTAGAAGCTGctcaaaatgtattgttttgtaaagaattatttaatcagCTTGCCAAAGAAGCAGTTCAATTACAAGCAACTATACCACATATGGTTGTTGGAAATCAAATTTCAGCTACAGTATGTGAATGAAAAAAGTTACatgttaaaaaacataatataaaacaatattaaaattattgtttttttcttatataggtatttcctGGTATTCAGTTAATTATTGGATTATGTCATAGTTCAACAAATGGTAACCCTAATACTATTTTACCATCTAAAACTGATCATGATCATGTACTAGAACATTCTCTGCATCAACTTTTAAGAGAAGTACACCACAGAAATACTCATCAACCATTTCCACATCCTTCTTCTGGACCTTTAGGTCCAAGTAAACGTCGTGCAGTTGCTGGACCTAATGCTGCTGATCgttttgaattattagaaATGTCTAAAaggtaataaacaaatatctataaataagtaaagagttaaattattataatttgtttaattcaaattttagccAAACTTTATTAGAACAAATTATAGAACAAGCTCAACACTTTTTTATGAGATTACGTACAGAATATGTTATTGATACACTAGCTAaagaagtaaattaattttattatattaaattagaaaaatatataaccttTATACTCTTCATAGGTTAAAGATccaattataatttcacattGGAATTCATTGAACTCTCCAACACAAGCTTGTGTTAAAGTTACTATTGTTTCACACGGGTTTGATTGTATTTGTCGAACTTCGTTAGTTGTGCATGTAatgaaaaaatcattaaaatgtatttgccGAGATGGTCGAgtaatgtatttatcataTGAACCACAAGAATTAAGAGATCTCATTTTTTGTCaagtaaatatagatattaactaattacatataattatcaaaaacttttgtttgtaatatttgtatgtaacataattataatagatttatcaACATCAAATAATGGGAGTACAGTCAGTAGCTAAAACACAAGGATGGCAATTCTTAGCTAGTTCTTCTCACCTTGGTCTTGGTCCAGTTGAACCTATGGGAAATGCCAGCTCATGTCTCTTAGCTTCACCAATAGgagataggtatatttatagatataattgtatgatttgataaaattaatcattttatattttactttaggtTGATATCTGTAAAATGTGAACCACAAGGTAATGTCAGTGTGAGTATTGCACATTCACCAAAAAAAGATTTCTTTGGAGGGCAATTGGTAAAAGAAAGAAAATGGGAGAATTTAGGCGGttcgtttaaaaaagttaGGTGGGACAAAATGGAaggtaaaaactttttaaacaaaattgaacTTTTAATGGCTAGTTTAACCAATTCTACCTAATTTGTGAACAATGAAACctgttaatgtaaaataaaaaaaatttatttaatttatattgtatataatttttttttagttagttcaatataattaattatttctaaatgaaaataagtataactattattatactaatgtatgtattagaaatatttcatttaaatgtaatgtgtgttaataataataaattactgatGCTAAATTAAGAGTATTATACTgactaattagttatttaaaaatttatatcagtgttaatttaaaatatttttcaatcaagtattcaagttattaatttattatattttacaattatagcaAATAATCatctttcataatttaaatgatgaaactgtatagtgtataatcaTGGTGGTCATATTTATGCaattaatattgcattttcataaaaattgtattatcagatgataaaattcaaaactttcAACACAATAACattaccaattattttttcaatatatatattatattaatataattgttaaaaaaaattaaatgttttttagtatTCTTTTTTACAAACCCCGAGGGTTTATCTTATCACTgttgtattgtttataatagcccataagtaaattgtattatgtgttTGAATTTGAAcagtttaagaataaatataaatttaccataACATACCAtcctattttgaaatttataatttttattaaattgtatgttgattttaaatctaaaacacaaatgtaattttaaaaaaaaaggtaagtaAGTGGATACTACTCTGATGTACATTACATGTTGAGtggattattatcataattgtgttaaatttgaattcaatgatatatcatagtgtatgaaaaacaattctaagcAGAAACAGTCTAGCAGCCTAtatcatgatatatttattcaatgcaGCTAATgaagttattagttataaattaaaattataatcttttatgaacaataatacaatttagattACTGATTACAcatcaaaaaaacaattacaacCTTCTcacacttttaaatattaaaacatgataTTCATGCAAGTGTTGCAGCCTGCAAGTAGGTGCTTCGCAAaacagtttattaataaatatggcttctataattgttttaattattcttatattttgacAACTGGCTAATACAAACtacattaaactattttttgtaggtacctataaattaaattttataagttcTAATCTAGCCATGgttatacaacaattattttgataataatattagcttTCCGTAAAATGCaggttttttcttaattttttgttacttttaatattacagtaggtagatatatttttcaaaaatattgcatttattatattatattcagtggCATATCTAGAGGCCATGCCCTCGCTCCCTCATTGGCCatatttgctatttttttcattaaaaacatttaatagtttgttgatttttttttttattggtaatatacttggttaaattttaaacagtgTGAGCTCcttcctaaaaaaaattctggacACGCcgctaattatattatatttaaacttttttccataaatataggtatacagtgGCGGATTGAGCTAATGTGTTACTGTGCATCTGCACTACAAATTGAGCCGGTATTGCAGTTTgtcagaattttaaaatggggGGGTGGCGGTGTGGGCAAACCcaaaatactgaaaaaaataaaaatataatcaacaattacagttcatttttatattaagttgatACAGCCGATGAGGGAGCATGGCCCACGCCCGCCGCCATGGTTACGTCACTACGGTGTTGTATACTTGTATTCTCCTGGTTGGTAAAAATAACCCAACgtgtattgtattgttaaactattttgttttttagatctaagtaggtacttaatttattactataagtgATTCAATTGTATACAAGTTTGATTCCTTGCGTATTATtcaacatgttattatttataggtacataatataacatataataagatacctatatatataataataataaaacgttgacattttagtttttcgatgtgttattattgttgtttgggTGAAATTGTGCTACTTGGCTACTGCAGACTAGTAtagataattaacatatattaatacattatgttgTAAACCTACTTCAAGGCCGTTActggaaattaattaaaaaatgagctaaaaaattgtgttctaatttttattataatattgtatagctaTTTTAATACCAGTCtaccacataatataacacgaAAAGATTTCAGGAGGGTGAACCCCCACCCCAAAGGTATGGCCTtggtaaatacttatatattatattatattgtttatatatgcaCACTAAAAATGTGTGATATAGCCCTCTCTTTCcctctaagaaaaaaaa
This sequence is a window from Rhopalosiphum maidis isolate BTI-1 chromosome 1, ASM367621v3, whole genome shotgun sequence. Protein-coding genes within it:
- the LOC113556390 gene encoding mediator of RNA polymerase II transcription subunit 17 → MAYSTSVNISIETQAENIIQEISYDGQEIYQPALSMSDNLSKLAQRIDFSKVDEDTKQQEVEIKSEEESKEPSPNVPVSGWIDSVVSKLKRAATEICVISDVLAVTKEKRYMILDPIPTDSIETKPMAQIYLRKKALASASNIIMSAVDRLRSSQNEFIRNRTTPDFHIELLRLRQNWRLKKVSTAIIGDLSYKTAGSKFGQSGMFEVTKAEDDIQSNSGISSSSPSSSPGQNVSITKSPSALRVTVPTELQGVSYIMVLCQKDQENIFNTSFNLLGSAPATPNPDMHWQQKLEAAQNVLFCKELFNQLAKEAVQLQATIPHMVVGNQISATVFPGIQLIIGLCHSSTNGNPNTILPSKTDHDHVLEHSLHQLLREVHHRNTHQPFPHPSSGPLGPSKRRAVAGPNAADRFELLEMSKSQTLLEQIIEQAQHFFMRLRTEYVIDTLAKEVKDPIIISHWNSLNSPTQACVKVTIVSHGFDCICRTSLVVHVMKKSLKCICRDGRVMYLSYEPQELRDLIFCQIYQHQIMGVQSVAKTQGWQFLASSSHLGLGPVEPMGNASSCLLASPIGDRLISVKCEPQGNVSVSIAHSPKKDFFGGQLVKERKWENLGGSFKKVRWDKMEGKNFLNKIELLMASLTNST